One region of Vanessa cardui chromosome 20, ilVanCard2.1, whole genome shotgun sequence genomic DNA includes:
- the LOC124538254 gene encoding probable cardiolipin synthase (CMP-forming): MRFKTVGFIKQIHSLSCTSSRQFNTLINTKRRIIFNPKLSSLVCVYSSDNKKHFLEIDKKAEALKDALEQKKVQIKDTEHRIRQKGVEIVRDLKQQKEITGQKFKVKKEHLVKDILETRAKVREKFEEVVEKENVFTVPNILCMTRIAMSPYLGYVILQDNYNLALGLLVFAGVTDLLDGWIARNWEGQSSKMGSFLDPMADKVLIATLFISLTWQNLIPLPLTLLIVARDAVLVGAGFVIRYISLPPPKTLSRYFDVTHATAQLAPTFISKVNTAIQLLLVGTALASPVFNFVDHPALNALCGLTAASTVVSAISYVISKDTYKLLKKKL, from the exons atgagatTCAAAACGGttggttttataaaacaaattcattcATTGAGTTGTACATCAAGCCGACAATTTAATACTCTTATTAATACAAAGCGGCGAATAATTTTTAACCCAAAACTTTCATCGTTAGTATGTGTATATTCTTCCgacaacaaaaaacattttttagaaaTAGATAAGAAAGCAGAAGCATTAAAAGATGCTTTAGAACAAAAAAAGGTTCAAATAAAGGATACAGAGCACAGAATTCGACAAAAAGGTGTTGAAATTGTTCGTGACTTGAAACAACAAAAAGAAATTACAGGTCAAAAGTTTAAAGTTAAGAAAGAACATTTAGTTAAGGATATTTTAGAAACAAGGGCTAAAGTTAGAGAAAAATTCGAGGAAGTTGTGGAG aaagaaaatgtttttactgTACCCAATATACTGTGCATGACTAGAATAGCTATGTCTCCATATTTAGGTTATGTCATTTTGCAAGATAATTATAACTTGGCTCTAGGATTATTAGTATTTGCGGGTGTTACAGATCTG TTAGATGGATGGATAGCACGAAATTGGGAAGGTCAGTCATCCAAAATGGGTTCATTTTTGGATCCCATGGCTGACAAAGTCCTTATAGCTACACTATTCATTAGTCTTACATGGCAAAATTTGATACCACTCCCTTTGACTTTGCTGATTGTGGCTCGTGATGCAGTATTAGTTGGAGCAGGTTTTGTAATTAGATATATCAGTCTACCACCCCCG AAAACACTTAGTAGGTATTTTGATGTGACTCATGCAACAGCTCAATTGGCCCCAACATTTATCAGCAAAGTTAATACTGCAATTCAACTGTTACTG GTAGGAACGGCTTTAGCTTCACCAGTATTCAATTTTGTAGATCATCCAGCACTAAATGCACTGTGCGGATTAACTGCTGCATCCACTGTTGTTTCAGCAATCAGTTATGTTATAAGTAAAGATACCTATAAACTCCTGAAGAAGAAATTATGA